In Clostridia bacterium, the DNA window GTGGAGTACAGCTATTCTACACCAAGGAAACTGTTGCTGAAGCAAGCGACTCCGCTGACGGCGAGAACTGATCGCGACCAGCGCATACTCGGCAAATCAGCGAGCCGCCCTCAAAGCGAATGAACCGCCTGCGTGAAGGCGCTTCTGCGCGATTGCTACTGCGCGGGAGGAACGTATTCCTTCGGCAGCTCAGCGCCTTCGCCGAAGAAGTACTGCTCCATCTGCTGGACGATGAACTCCTGATGCTCTTTCTTCCAGGGCTGCAAGCGATATTCGTTGAGCAGCATCTTCATGTGACCCTGCCACTGATCCCATGCCTGCCTGGAGATGTTTTCGTAGATGCGCTGTCCGAGTGGGCTGTCGAAGGGCGGCTCGTCGAGGCCCTCGAGTTCCTTGCCCAACTTCACGCACTTGACCATGTGTGCCATGAGTAGCTCCTATGATGAATGGCGAAACTTGATTGTACTAAATCGTCGGCATCAGCATGGAGCTGGACAGATAACTCGCGGCGAAGACCGCGGAATCGAAGGCGCCCTTTTGATCGGCAGGAGCTTGCAAAAAGGATCCTTCGACTCCGGTTGGAACCCTCACTCAGGAGATGGCGCTTCGGACTCAGTAACTCACAAGTAGTTGCCTAGTGCTTTGTGACCGTCACTTTGGAGGTCGCCGTCGCGGCATTTCCTATGGCATCTTTCACCGTCAGGGCCACTGTATAGGTCTTGTTATCTGGCCCTTTGATGCGCGGGTATGTGTGGGTTGCCGTCGGTGTGGTCACGACGGTGCCATCACCAAAGTTGATTGTGCGTGAGACTATGCTCCCGCCGGTTTCGAAACTCTTCGACGAATCTGCGGTGACCGTGAGCGGCGCTGTGCCCGAGGTTGGCGTCACTGTCAAGCGGGCGACTGGCACCAGAGTTGTTGTCGTAGTGGGAGTAGGAGTGGGAGTGGTGCTTCCGCCAAAGAATTCTGACATCTGAGGCGCAGTGCTTGCTGATCCGGGGAAGGACGTCAGTCCGAGTGCCTGCATCGTGAGCCGGAGCGTGCTCTGGTGTTGATACAGCGTGGTGGACTTGTAACCGGACTTTGCCTTAGGGCTTACCACCACCCATGCAACGTGGCCTCCTCCGTGCGCGGTGTCTGAACTCGTCGACTCGTCAAAGGTAATGATGAGCAAGCCGTCTTGCTGAAACTGGGGGCTCGCCAGCAACGGGGCGATGTTCGTCTTCAGCCAGTTATCGGCCGTCGTGAGCGAACAATCGTGAGCATC includes these proteins:
- a CDS encoding alkaline phosphatase family protein, which produces IGNSSMPYLNSLAAKYGLATQYYANTHPSIGNYFMLTTGQIITNDDGFSGTVAADNIVRRFLAAGKTWKSYAEGLPSVGYTGGNSGRYLRRHNPFSYFSDVVNSSSEKLNLVPFTQFPKDLANNQLPNYSFIVPDACNDAHDCSLTTADNWLKTNIAPLLASPQFQQDGLLIITFDESTSSDTAHGGGHVAWVVVSPKAKSGYKSTTLYQHQSTLRLTMQALGLTSFPGSASTAPQMSEFFGGSTTPTPTPTTTTTLVPVARLTVTPTSGTAPLTVTADSSKSFETGGSIVSRTINFGDGTVVTTPTATHTYPRIKGPDNKTYTVALTVKDAIGNAATATSKVTVTKH
- a CDS encoding oxidative damage protection protein translates to MAHMVKCVKLGKELEGLDEPPFDSPLGQRIYENISRQAWDQWQGHMKMLLNEYRLQPWKKEHQEFIVQQMEQYFFGEGAELPKEYVPPAQ